From one Pedobacter faecalis genomic stretch:
- a CDS encoding endonuclease/exonuclease/phosphatase family protein codes for MLKKVSVFLLGLVFAVNGSFAQQLNVATFNIRYKNSGDAKNGNGWDQRMPVVADLIRFHDFDIFGTQEGLHEQLEDLSVKLQEYKYIGVGRNDGKKSGEHAAIFYKPEKFRLLQSGNFWLSEKTDSPNRGWDAALPRICTWGEFQHIETGTKFYFFNTHFDHVGIKARRESAKLIMAKISEFASNETVILTGDFNVDQTNEIYEIMNGSNVVRDAYETALFRYATNGTFNHFEINSKTNSRIDHIFLTKQVVVKRYGVLTDSYRATRADAGDVNTSGNFPRELSLKAFEAKLPSDHFPVMAVIEFKK; via the coding sequence ATGCTAAAAAAAGTATCAGTTTTCTTGTTGGGGTTGGTTTTTGCGGTGAACGGTTCGTTTGCGCAGCAATTGAATGTGGCCACGTTTAATATCAGATATAAAAACAGTGGCGATGCCAAAAATGGAAATGGCTGGGATCAGCGCATGCCTGTTGTTGCAGATCTGATACGGTTTCATGACTTCGATATCTTCGGTACACAGGAGGGACTTCATGAACAGCTGGAGGATTTGTCGGTTAAGCTTCAGGAGTATAAGTATATCGGTGTAGGCCGCAACGACGGGAAAAAGTCGGGCGAGCATGCCGCTATTTTTTATAAACCGGAAAAGTTCAGGCTGCTGCAGAGCGGCAATTTCTGGCTGTCGGAAAAAACGGATAGCCCCAACAGGGGATGGGACGCCGCGTTGCCAAGAATATGCACATGGGGTGAATTTCAGCATATTGAAACGGGAACCAAATTTTACTTTTTTAACACGCATTTCGACCATGTAGGCATTAAAGCACGCAGAGAAAGTGCAAAGCTCATTATGGCAAAAATCAGCGAGTTTGCTTCCAATGAGACGGTGATTTTGACCGGTGATTTTAATGTAGACCAGACCAATGAAATCTATGAGATCATGAATGGTTCAAATGTGGTGCGTGATGCCTACGAAACGGCGCTGTTCCGCTATGCCACCAATGGCACGTTCAATCATTTTGAAATAAATTCTAAAACGAATAGCCGGATCGACCACATATTTTTGACTAAACAGGTGGTGGTAAAGCGCTATGGTGTGCTTACAGATAGCTACAGGGCTACGCGGGCTGATGCAGGGGACGTGAATACTTCGGGGAATTTTCCGAGGGAACTGAGCTTGAAAGCCTTTGAGGCTAAACTTCCGTCGGATCATTTCCCTGTAATGGCTGTTATTGAGTTTAAAAAATAG
- a CDS encoding Lrp/AsnC family transcriptional regulator produces the protein MHNHKLDETDFDILRLVQRNALLSYKEIGFKIKRSANAIFERVKRLREEGYIRSTVAMVDYSKLGPVFIAFPHINLTAHSEEAIISFQKTVTAYPEVMECYNLTGHYDFMLKIMMPNMNAYNEFLKTKVANLPNVGSIHSFLVLSEVKKETAYHFL, from the coding sequence ATGCACAACCACAAACTTGATGAAACAGATTTCGACATTTTGCGTCTGGTACAACGCAACGCACTTTTATCTTATAAAGAAATAGGTTTTAAGATCAAACGCTCGGCAAACGCCATCTTTGAACGCGTAAAACGACTTAGGGAAGAGGGCTATATCAGATCTACCGTGGCTATGGTCGACTACAGCAAACTGGGACCTGTATTCATCGCATTTCCGCACATCAACCTTACGGCCCATTCAGAAGAGGCGATCATCAGCTTTCAAAAGACTGTTACCGCATATCCCGAGGTCATGGAATGCTATAACCTGACCGGGCACTACGACTTCATGCTTAAAATCATGATGCCAAACATGAACGCCTACAATGAGTTTCTAAAAACCAAGGTGGCAAACCTGCCCAACGTTGGCAGCATTCATAGTTTCCTGGTCCTGTCGGAGGTAAAAAAAGAAACCGCCTATCACTTTCTATAG
- the serC gene encoding 3-phosphoserine/phosphohydroxythreonine transaminase — MKKHNFGAGPCILPASVTERAAQAVLDWNGMGLSILEISHRSPEFEAVILKTQLLIRELLHVPDSYSVLFLQGGASTQFNMVPMNFLKPGSRADYLDTGYFSQKAIREASLFGKVRVVASSADKDYSYIPDYIDETHDAAYLHCTSNNTIEGTEMFHLPETKVPVICDMSSDIFSRIINVRDFDLIYAGAQKNMGPAGLTLVIVKNALLERIDKAIPAMSDYRVYKDHNSLYNTPPVFSIYTAMLNLLWLKDQGGIPAIEHQNKKKAAMLYQEIDRNALFYGLATPAHRSRMNVTFKMHDEGLEPAFLSFASSRGIVGIKGYRTVGGFRASLYNALPISSVALLVEVMQEFEAEIGVGKIQAEYNMAI, encoded by the coding sequence ATGAAAAAACACAATTTTGGTGCAGGCCCCTGTATTTTACCGGCGTCGGTCACGGAACGGGCAGCTCAGGCGGTATTGGATTGGAACGGTATGGGTCTGTCTATCCTGGAAATTTCGCATCGCTCTCCTGAGTTTGAGGCGGTGATTCTTAAAACACAACTCCTGATCAGGGAACTTCTTCATGTTCCCGATAGCTACTCGGTGCTTTTTCTTCAGGGCGGGGCCAGTACGCAGTTTAACATGGTTCCGATGAATTTCCTGAAGCCGGGTTCGCGTGCCGACTATCTGGACACGGGTTACTTTTCTCAAAAAGCGATCCGAGAAGCCAGTTTATTCGGCAAGGTTAGGGTAGTGGCCTCTTCTGCAGACAAGGATTACTCGTACATCCCGGATTATATTGACGAGACGCATGATGCGGCATATTTGCATTGTACATCCAACAACACCATTGAGGGTACAGAGATGTTTCATCTTCCAGAGACTAAGGTTCCTGTGATATGCGATATGTCGTCAGATATTTTTTCCAGGATCATTAACGTACGTGATTTTGACCTTATCTATGCTGGCGCACAGAAAAATATGGGTCCGGCGGGGCTGACGTTGGTTATCGTGAAAAACGCGCTACTGGAAAGAATTGATAAGGCCATACCTGCTATGAGCGACTATCGCGTATATAAAGACCATAACAGTTTGTATAATACCCCTCCTGTTTTCTCCATTTATACGGCGATGCTTAATCTGCTATGGCTTAAAGATCAGGGTGGGATACCGGCTATTGAGCATCAGAATAAGAAAAAAGCTGCAATGCTGTACCAGGAGATTGATCGTAACGCGCTCTTTTACGGATTGGCTACTCCGGCTCATCGCTCCAGAATGAACGTTACTTTTAAAATGCATGATGAAGGATTGGAGCCGGCCTTTCTTTCCTTTGCCTCCAGCCGGGGTATTGTAGGTATAAAAGGCTACCGGACCGTTGGCGGGTTCAGGGCTTCATTGTATAACGCGCTGCCCATATCAAGCGTGGCGCTCCTGGTAGAGGTTATGCAGGAATTTGAAGCAGAAATTGGTGTTGGGAAAATACAGGCTGAATATAATATGGCTATATAA
- a CDS encoding sigma-70 family RNA polymerase sigma factor, translating into MREIRIEKSFTNRDSDSLNRYLSEINKIDLISADEEVRLSRKIKLGDEQAYEKLVKANLRFVISCAKKYQGVGLSLGDLVSEGNLGLMKAARMFDESKGFKFISYAVWWIRQAMLSAISEHMRMIRLPMNQILTINKIKHNAASLEQSLEREPTIEELAEVMETESDIIAKTLGQDGHMKSLDEKVSEDSDLDIGGGLADPNTLDADHLVIKSSLGVEAERLLASLGKRDANILRQIMGIGCEGPMTLEEVAIRNDLSKERVRQIRASTISQLRKANLTRLKEYI; encoded by the coding sequence ATGAGAGAAATACGTATCGAAAAATCTTTTACAAACCGGGACAGCGATTCGTTAAACCGGTACTTAAGTGAAATCAACAAAATAGATCTGATTTCAGCTGATGAAGAGGTCAGGCTTTCCAGAAAGATAAAACTCGGTGATGAGCAGGCATATGAGAAACTTGTTAAGGCCAATCTCAGGTTTGTTATCTCCTGCGCCAAAAAATACCAGGGCGTTGGTCTTTCTCTCGGTGACCTGGTGAGTGAGGGTAATCTGGGTCTAATGAAGGCGGCCAGGATGTTTGATGAAAGTAAGGGCTTCAAGTTTATATCTTATGCAGTCTGGTGGATCAGGCAGGCGATGCTTTCGGCAATATCCGAACACATGCGGATGATAAGGCTGCCTATGAACCAGATACTTACCATAAATAAAATAAAGCATAATGCTGCTAGCCTTGAGCAATCGCTGGAACGCGAGCCTACGATAGAGGAATTGGCGGAAGTGATGGAAACAGAGTCGGATATTATCGCGAAAACACTCGGGCAGGACGGGCATATGAAGTCGCTTGATGAAAAGGTTTCTGAGGATAGTGATCTTGATATTGGCGGTGGACTGGCCGATCCCAATACGCTGGATGCGGATCACCTTGTGATAAAGTCATCGCTTGGCGTTGAAGCCGAGAGGCTTTTAGCTTCGCTTGGGAAGCGGGATGCCAATATTCTCAGGCAAATCATGGGTATTGGCTGCGAAGGTCCGATGACGCTTGAAGAGGTGGCCATAAGAAATGATCTAAGTAAAGAGAGAGTGAGGCAAATACGCGCGAGCACAATCTCCCAGCTCCGGAAAGCAAACCTGACCCGGCTAAAGGAATATATTTAG
- a CDS encoding FKBP-type peptidyl-prolyl cis-trans isomerase, translating to MNYLKHILILACVMISIAACKKDEVEPFDELAQFHIDTTAIRAYVKANSISVIKQEDTGIFYQVTTEGDGEAITLNSSLTATYTGKILNGPEFVTTGSTPETFSLKGAMLGWQAILPLVKKGSTVRMFLPSFYGYGHIANERVPANSVLDFVVNIAKNTN from the coding sequence ATGAACTACCTGAAGCACATCCTGATATTGGCCTGCGTGATGATCAGCATCGCAGCCTGCAAGAAAGATGAAGTTGAACCCTTCGATGAACTTGCACAGTTTCACATTGATACTACTGCCATAAGAGCCTACGTTAAAGCCAACAGTATTTCCGTTATAAAACAGGAAGATACCGGCATATTTTACCAGGTTACCACGGAAGGAGACGGTGAGGCCATTACACTGAACAGTTCCCTAACGGCCACCTATACAGGAAAAATATTAAACGGACCAGAGTTTGTAACCACCGGCTCAACACCAGAAACATTCTCTTTAAAGGGTGCTATGCTTGGGTGGCAGGCCATTCTTCCGCTTGTAAAAAAAGGCAGCACTGTCCGTATGTTCTTGCCATCCTTTTACGGTTACGGACATATTGCAAACGAACGGGTACCGGCAAATTCGGTGCTCGATTTCGTAGTCAATATTGCCAAAAACACGAATTAA
- a CDS encoding glycoside hydrolase family 172 protein: protein MKKLVACAALLFAVSHADGQTPEKFNGLDMNLGSLSRLSDAKTRSISPENFTGEKGKAAMADPAKQKGQRNVANAADAARDLGVGWKVNPFIIVKSGETITIAEMEGPGAIQQIWMTPTGNWQFSILRFYWDDEKEASVECPVGAFFGMGWGEYAPLNSLPVTVNPGSAFNCYWKMPFRKKCRITLENINPRDEMRLYYQVNYTLTTVGEDEAYFHAQYRRSNPNLTSVHTIIDGIKGKGHYVGTYMGLGVNNVGWWGEGEIKFYMDGDKTYPTIAGTGTEDYFCGSYNFDRGGKYVEFSTPYAGFHQVIRPDGTYRSQQRFGMYRWHVMDPIRFDKDLKVTIQDLGWRDGGRYLPQKSDIVTVAYWYQREPHAPFPKLPSRDDLEVN, encoded by the coding sequence ATGAAAAAGTTAGTCGCCTGCGCTGCATTATTATTTGCTGTATCGCACGCTGATGGGCAGACGCCTGAAAAGTTCAACGGACTTGACATGAACCTGGGCAGTTTGTCGAGATTGTCTGATGCTAAAACCCGTTCTATAAGTCCCGAAAATTTTACCGGGGAAAAGGGAAAGGCTGCCATGGCTGATCCTGCGAAGCAGAAGGGTCAGCGTAATGTGGCAAATGCTGCGGATGCTGCGCGCGACCTGGGAGTAGGCTGGAAAGTGAATCCATTTATTATTGTAAAAAGTGGAGAAACGATCACCATTGCGGAAATGGAAGGTCCCGGAGCTATTCAACAAATCTGGATGACTCCTACAGGCAACTGGCAGTTTTCAATCCTCAGGTTTTATTGGGACGACGAAAAGGAAGCATCTGTAGAATGTCCTGTAGGCGCATTTTTTGGAATGGGATGGGGAGAATACGCTCCTTTAAACTCTTTGCCGGTGACCGTTAATCCAGGAAGTGCATTTAACTGTTACTGGAAGATGCCTTTCCGTAAGAAGTGCCGGATTACGCTCGAAAATATCAATCCGCGCGACGAGATGCGACTGTATTACCAGGTGAACTATACTTTAACGACCGTAGGTGAAGACGAGGCTTATTTTCATGCGCAATATAGGCGTAGTAATCCCAACCTGACCTCAGTACACACCATTATAGACGGCATAAAGGGTAAAGGACATTATGTGGGGACCTACATGGGGCTGGGTGTGAATAATGTTGGCTGGTGGGGTGAAGGAGAGATTAAGTTCTATATGGATGGCGACAAAACCTATCCGACGATAGCCGGAACAGGTACGGAGGACTACTTTTGTGGTTCTTATAATTTTGACAGAGGCGGTAAATATGTTGAGTTCAGCACACCTTATGCGGGCTTTCATCAGGTAATCCGTCCTGACGGCACTTACCGCTCACAGCAGCGCTTCGGTATGTATCGCTGGCATGTTATGGATCCTATTCGTTTTGATAAAGATCTTAAGGTAACTATTCAGGACTTAGGATGGCGTGACGGTGGACGGTATCTGCCGCAAAAATCCGATATTGTGACCGTAGCCTACTGGTATCAGCGTGAGCCTCATGCGCCTTTTCCTAAACTTCCGTCGAGAGATGATCTTGAGGTAAATTAG
- a CDS encoding deoxyguanosinetriphosphate triphosphohydrolase, with protein sequence MNWEKLLSAKRWGSEDRFKGNQKEARSEFQRDYDRIIFSSPFRRLQNKTQVFPLPGSVFVHNRLTHSLEVASVGRSLGTIFYNRMRDSDPDIDNTCPLLAEIGNIVASACLAHDLGNPAFGHSGESAISSYFINGGGRIYKDQVNAQQWNDLIHFEGNANALRILTHQFKGKGSGGFALTYATLAAIAKYPCASLAGHDKTKVYTKKYGYFVSEESTFEKLAIEMGLIHVQQDPSVYMRHPLVYLVEAADDICYNIIDLEDAHRLGILSYEEIKQLLLPLCNDANIERRLAEIDDHDARITLMRAKSISTLIGLCSEVFFNEQTAILSGEFNKSLMDAIPATFHTVMKDIERISVKRIYNDSSVVQIEVAGYKVMEGLLEEFIPAYLENKSKYHKKLIELIPRQFLTDSTDPYSKIQSVLDFVSGMTDIYAVEMFRKIKGISFPSIS encoded by the coding sequence ATGAACTGGGAGAAGCTGCTGTCGGCAAAGCGATGGGGCAGCGAAGATCGTTTCAAAGGCAATCAAAAAGAGGCGAGGTCGGAATTTCAGCGCGACTATGATCGGATTATTTTTTCATCTCCTTTTCGGAGACTGCAAAATAAGACTCAGGTCTTTCCTTTGCCCGGGAGCGTTTTTGTGCATAATCGGCTTACCCATAGTCTTGAAGTGGCAAGTGTGGGCCGTTCGCTCGGCACGATATTTTATAATCGGATGCGCGACAGCGATCCTGACATAGACAACACTTGCCCTTTACTTGCTGAAATTGGAAATATCGTGGCATCGGCCTGTCTGGCGCATGACCTTGGGAACCCTGCATTCGGCCATTCGGGGGAATCGGCCATATCTTCCTACTTCATTAATGGCGGCGGGCGTATCTATAAGGATCAGGTGAACGCGCAGCAGTGGAACGACCTTATACATTTTGAGGGTAACGCCAATGCCCTGAGGATACTTACGCATCAGTTTAAGGGTAAGGGGTCGGGTGGATTTGCGCTAACGTACGCCACACTAGCCGCTATCGCGAAGTATCCATGCGCATCTTTGGCTGGTCACGATAAGACAAAGGTCTACACGAAGAAGTATGGATATTTTGTTTCTGAGGAGAGTACTTTTGAGAAGCTGGCCATAGAAATGGGACTTATTCATGTGCAGCAGGATCCATCGGTATATATGCGGCATCCGCTGGTGTACCTTGTCGAGGCTGCAGACGATATTTGCTACAATATTATTGATCTGGAGGATGCGCATCGCCTTGGTATACTTAGCTACGAGGAGATTAAACAGTTGCTGCTGCCGTTGTGCAATGATGCCAATATAGAGAGGCGATTGGCTGAGATAGACGATCATGACGCGAGGATAACGCTCATGCGTGCCAAGTCTATCAGTACGCTGATCGGCTTATGTTCTGAGGTTTTTTTCAACGAGCAAACGGCTATCCTTTCAGGCGAATTCAATAAAAGTTTAATGGATGCTATTCCGGCTACTTTCCATACGGTGATGAAAGATATTGAGCGCATATCTGTGAAGCGCATTTACAACGATTCATCAGTAGTCCAGATTGAAGTGGCGGGCTACAAGGTCATGGAGGGTTTGTTGGAGGAATTTATTCCCGCGTATCTTGAGAACAAGTCGAAGTACCATAAAAAACTCATAGAACTTATTCCAAGGCAGTTTCTAACCGATAGCACCGATCCTTACTCCAAAATCCAGAGTGTACTGGATTTCGTTTCGGGTATGACGGATATCTATGCTGTTGAGATGTTCAGAAAGATAAAAGGCATTTCCTTCCCTTCAATCAGCTGA
- a CDS encoding KTSC domain-containing protein: protein MPSSVIKHIDYDAGLKILTVVFQSGKVYYYKNVPQGAYLSLKTARSKGAYLNKCIKGVYEYESSDLD, encoded by the coding sequence ATGCCTTCAAGCGTTATTAAACATATAGATTATGATGCCGGTTTGAAAATACTTACGGTGGTGTTTCAGTCTGGAAAGGTATATTATTACAAAAATGTACCGCAGGGTGCATATTTGTCGCTCAAAACTGCAAGATCGAAAGGCGCCTACCTCAACAAGTGCATAAAGGGCGTCTATGAATACGAAAGCTCAGATCTGGACTAA
- a CDS encoding ferritin-like domain-containing protein, producing MENNKVNAEILNDLIQINNDRVAGYQKAIEELRDEDSDLKTLFTEMIVQSQRLKAELAQEVQVLGSDVETGTTNSGKIYRAWMDVKAMFTGHDRETVLNNCEFGEDAAQKAYQMALEDESLSAHLRTIVSEQKFDLRGSHDEIKALRDHVSH from the coding sequence ATGGAAAACAATAAAGTAAATGCAGAAATTCTAAATGATCTGATCCAGATCAACAACGACAGAGTTGCCGGATATCAGAAAGCAATTGAAGAGCTCCGCGACGAAGACAGCGATCTTAAGACACTGTTCACCGAAATGATCGTTCAAAGTCAGCGCCTCAAAGCAGAACTTGCACAGGAAGTACAGGTACTTGGATCTGATGTTGAAACCGGTACAACCAATTCCGGAAAAATATACCGTGCCTGGATGGATGTAAAAGCGATGTTTACAGGACACGATCGCGAGACAGTACTAAACAACTGCGAATTCGGGGAAGACGCCGCTCAAAAAGCATATCAAATGGCTTTGGAAGACGAAAGTCTGTCAGCACACCTTAGAACAATTGTATCGGAGCAAAAATTTGATCTTCGTGGATCGCATGATGAGATCAAAGCACTGCGCGATCACGTAAGTCACTAA
- a CDS encoding superoxide dismutase family protein: protein MKNLSSLIVLGAALLLSSCAGGNHEIASAKLSATADNKEMGMATFYAEDDNKIRMELEINYPARADSIVAVHFHEHGDCGNMGENAHGHWNPTKEPHGRWDSGAHHSGDIGNIQLDSNGKGHISVVTDRWTVTENDVNSIIGRGIIVHGGTDDYTTQPTGNSGPRVGCGVIEKK, encoded by the coding sequence ATGAAAAATCTTTCAAGCCTTATCGTATTGGGCGCCGCACTGCTCCTTTCTTCCTGCGCTGGCGGCAACCACGAAATTGCCTCAGCGAAATTGTCTGCTACGGCCGATAACAAAGAAATGGGGATGGCCACCTTCTATGCCGAAGATGACAACAAAATCAGGATGGAACTTGAAATTAACTATCCGGCGCGGGCCGACAGTATTGTGGCCGTACACTTCCATGAACACGGCGATTGTGGCAATATGGGCGAAAATGCCCACGGCCACTGGAACCCCACAAAGGAACCCCATGGCAGATGGGATTCTGGAGCCCACCACTCAGGGGACATTGGGAACATACAGCTGGACAGCAACGGAAAAGGTCACATCAGTGTGGTAACCGACCGGTGGACAGTCACAGAAAATGATGTAAACAGCATTATTGGCAGAGGAATTATCGTACATGGCGGAACCGACGACTACACCACTCAGCCAACCGGCAACTCTGGTCCGCGAGTAGGCTGTGGCGTCATCGAGAAAAAATAA
- a CDS encoding M1 family metallopeptidase, with protein sequence MRKFLFMLIFSISAVAFGQENYWQQQVNYNIDVTLNDQDKSLKGFEKIVYKNNSPQTLDFIWFHIWPNAYKHDSTALFKQIKNDTARVKKAGNVTHGYIDQLSFKADGKVAGTEPHPNPQYIDVLKVKLNNPLKPGDSVVITTDFRVKLPSYFSRSGFADGQFMACQWYPKPAVYDKDGWHEFPYLDMGEFYADYGNFRVNITVPSAYVVGATGELKSAAELAQYKKIGASNASNRTKRPQLYVPSGKAATKTLTYVAENVPDFAWFADKKFVIQYDTAKLGSGKIIDVFNYYHDKTPTIWNNSIDYTKDAVKKYSGWIGEYEYPVVQVVEGPANNSSGGMEYPMITLITSPDAKKESLDAVIAHEVGHNWFMSMLGSNERKHTWLDEGLNTYFQFRYEAEKYRLNSLFGDAIPAEIRALPEREFLQSLYGALSSVPMDSPIDIPADQFKSSEEYGLISYVKTALWLFILESQVGREKMDAAFKSYFSKWKHKHPQPKDLQQALETSLGIPLDNYFNLLHKEGAFK encoded by the coding sequence ATGAGAAAATTCTTATTTATGCTTATCTTTTCGATAAGCGCTGTTGCGTTCGGACAGGAAAATTACTGGCAGCAGCAGGTTAACTACAACATCGATGTAACGCTGAATGATCAGGACAAGTCGCTTAAAGGATTTGAAAAGATCGTTTACAAAAACAATTCGCCGCAGACGCTTGATTTTATCTGGTTTCATATATGGCCAAATGCTTACAAGCACGATTCGACGGCGCTGTTTAAGCAGATTAAGAATGATACCGCTCGCGTAAAAAAGGCTGGGAACGTTACGCATGGCTATATCGATCAATTATCTTTTAAGGCGGATGGTAAGGTTGCCGGCACGGAGCCCCATCCGAATCCGCAGTATATTGATGTGTTGAAGGTTAAACTCAACAATCCGCTTAAACCTGGAGATTCGGTGGTTATTACAACCGACTTCCGGGTAAAGCTGCCATCGTATTTTTCTAGGTCGGGCTTTGCTGATGGTCAGTTTATGGCTTGCCAGTGGTACCCTAAACCTGCAGTTTATGATAAGGACGGTTGGCATGAGTTTCCTTACCTTGACATGGGGGAGTTTTATGCTGATTATGGCAACTTCAGGGTGAATATTACAGTCCCCTCCGCTTATGTGGTTGGTGCAACGGGTGAACTGAAGTCGGCAGCGGAACTTGCCCAGTATAAGAAAATCGGCGCAAGCAATGCTTCGAACAGAACCAAGCGTCCGCAGTTATATGTTCCATCGGGCAAGGCTGCCACTAAAACGTTGACTTACGTAGCAGAAAACGTTCCCGATTTTGCCTGGTTTGCCGACAAAAAGTTTGTGATACAGTACGATACGGCAAAGCTTGGTTCAGGAAAGATCATTGATGTTTTTAATTACTATCACGATAAAACCCCAACGATCTGGAATAATAGCATTGATTATACAAAAGATGCTGTTAAGAAATACAGCGGTTGGATTGGAGAGTATGAGTATCCGGTAGTACAGGTTGTTGAGGGGCCGGCAAACAATTCAAGCGGGGGTATGGAGTATCCAATGATCACATTGATTACCAGTCCGGACGCCAAAAAGGAGTCGCTCGATGCGGTGATTGCACACGAGGTTGGGCATAACTGGTTTATGAGTATGCTGGGATCGAATGAGCGCAAGCATACCTGGCTGGACGAAGGTCTTAATACCTACTTCCAGTTTAGATATGAGGCTGAAAAATATAGATTGAATTCACTATTCGGGGATGCAATACCGGCGGAGATCCGAGCCCTTCCTGAAAGGGAGTTTCTGCAAAGTCTTTACGGTGCGCTGAGCAGCGTTCCGATGGATTCCCCAATTGATATACCGGCCGACCAATTTAAATCGTCTGAAGAGTATGGGCTTATCTCTTATGTGAAGACAGCGTTGTGGCTATTCATCCTGGAAAGTCAGGTGGGTAGAGAGAAAATGGACGCTGCATTTAAGAGCTATTTCAGCAAATGGAAACATAAACATCCCCAGCCTAAGGACTTGCAGCAAGCTCTAGAAACGAGTTTGGGGATACCACTCGACAACTATTTTAACCTGCTTCATAAAGAGGGGGCGTTCAAGTAG